The following proteins are co-located in the Sporosarcina pasteurii genome:
- a CDS encoding LysR family transcriptional regulator, producing the protein MEFKDIRAFIAVASHLSFTKAAEYTYISQPTLSKAVKKLEQDLGVLLFNRSTRHLSLTDAGEIVYKQGKQALSSLNEIENLLQELMNANAGNIKLGMPPLIGTLFFPDIARKYHERYPNVKIKLFELGAKVVEELVEEGQIDAGLIVLPTNETIFNIQPFIEDNFVLFVHRDHHLAKQRKVALSELKNEKFILFDQSFALHNYIISACKDAGFNPTISYESSQWDLIVELIASKLGITLLPKSIFEKQSNPNIKMIPLQTPALKWKLGIITKKDTYDSFALKKFIEMFQQ; encoded by the coding sequence ATGGAATTTAAAGATATTAGAGCGTTTATCGCAGTTGCCAGTCATTTAAGTTTCACAAAAGCAGCAGAGTACACTTATATTTCTCAGCCTACTTTAAGTAAAGCAGTAAAAAAACTAGAACAAGATTTAGGTGTCCTGCTTTTCAATCGTTCTACAAGACACCTCAGCTTAACGGATGCTGGTGAAATCGTTTATAAACAAGGGAAACAAGCACTTTCTTCATTAAATGAGATAGAGAATTTATTGCAAGAATTAATGAATGCAAATGCAGGAAATATTAAACTCGGTATGCCGCCATTAATTGGCACGTTGTTTTTCCCAGATATTGCAAGAAAGTACCATGAACGGTATCCCAACGTAAAAATTAAACTGTTTGAACTCGGTGCAAAAGTCGTGGAAGAACTTGTGGAAGAAGGTCAAATTGATGCCGGGCTTATTGTATTGCCAACAAATGAGACAATATTCAATATACAACCATTTATCGAAGACAACTTCGTCTTATTTGTACATCGTGATCATCACCTCGCGAAACAAAGAAAGGTTGCTCTGTCGGAATTAAAAAATGAGAAGTTTATTCTTTTTGATCAAAGTTTTGCTTTACATAATTACATTATTAGTGCTTGCAAGGATGCCGGATTCAATCCAACGATTTCTTATGAAAGTTCACAATGGGATTTAATTGTTGAACTGATCGCATCGAAACTTGGAATTACATTGTTGCCAAAATCGATTTTTGAAAAACAAAGTAATCCAAATATCAAAATGATTCCACTCCAAACACCTGCATTAAAATGGAAACTAGGAATTATTACAAAAAAAGATACGTACGATTCATTTGCATTGAAAAAATTTATTGAAATGTTTCAGCAGTAG
- a CDS encoding TRAP transporter large permease — protein MIISLVLFLLFLLLRIPIAIVLGITSVILLFFAGNLGLIINSPQRLFSALESYSLLAIPLFMLAGEIMNAGGITIRLVNFAQKFVGHFRGGLAYVNIVANTFLAAIIGSAAAQIAMMSKIMIPAMEKEGYRREFGAATTAASGMLGPIIPPSMLFIIYGASAGISIGDMFLAGIIPGILLAISFVLLVAYIGYKEEFKKAEKIPWKERGKSLIQILPALSVPGILIWGIVTGVFTPTESAGIACVIALIISLFFYKDLKLKELPGIFVNTAITTSIVTLLIAMASLFGWSMTFERIPQMIAEWLTTVTTNPVIFLLLINVLFILLGMFIEGIALIIILTPIFIPILPVFGIDPIHFGVIICLNVVIGILTPPVGSGLFLTTSIGKVKLEDFIKAVLPFVAVSIFVLLLITFIPELVLWIPSLVN, from the coding sequence ATGATTATTTCACTAGTACTTTTTCTTCTTTTCCTGTTATTGAGAATCCCGATAGCAATCGTATTAGGAATAACAAGTGTAATCCTGTTATTTTTTGCAGGGAATCTTGGGTTGATTATTAATTCCCCACAACGTTTGTTTTCCGCCCTTGAAAGTTATAGTTTATTAGCAATTCCTTTGTTCATGTTAGCTGGAGAAATTATGAATGCTGGCGGGATTACCATTAGACTGGTTAATTTCGCCCAAAAATTTGTTGGCCATTTCCGTGGAGGACTCGCCTATGTCAACATTGTCGCAAATACATTTCTCGCGGCAATTATCGGGTCAGCAGCAGCGCAAATAGCCATGATGAGTAAAATTATGATTCCAGCCATGGAAAAGGAGGGGTACAGGAGAGAGTTTGGGGCAGCGACTACGGCTGCGTCTGGAATGTTAGGCCCGATTATTCCACCAAGCATGTTATTTATCATTTATGGTGCTAGTGCTGGTATATCAATTGGAGATATGTTTTTAGCAGGGATTATTCCTGGTATTCTTTTAGCAATATCATTTGTTTTATTGGTCGCTTATATAGGTTATAAAGAAGAATTCAAGAAGGCGGAAAAAATCCCTTGGAAAGAGAGGGGAAAATCATTAATTCAAATATTGCCTGCGTTGTCTGTTCCAGGAATACTTATTTGGGGGATTGTAACAGGCGTCTTCACACCTACAGAGTCTGCGGGAATCGCCTGTGTTATCGCTTTAATCATTAGCCTCTTTTTTTATAAAGATTTAAAATTAAAAGAGCTTCCAGGTATTTTTGTTAATACAGCAATAACTACTTCAATTGTAACTTTATTAATTGCAATGGCAAGTTTATTTGGATGGTCGATGACATTTGAGCGCATTCCACAAATGATTGCAGAATGGTTGACGACAGTGACAACAAATCCAGTGATTTTCCTGCTTCTTATTAACGTGTTGTTCATATTGTTGGGAATGTTTATTGAAGGAATTGCCTTAATCATTATCTTAACACCTATTTTTATCCCTATTTTACCTGTATTCGGCATAGATCCTATTCATTTTGGGGTTATTATCTGCTTAAACGTTGTAATAGGGATTTTAACACCTCCTGTAGGGTCAGGTTTATTCTTAACGACTTCTATAGGTAAGGTGAAATTGGAGGACTTTATCAAAGCTGTATTACCGTTCGTAGCTGTCTCTATTTTCGTATTATTATTGATAACTTTTATACCAGAGCTAGTGTTGTGGATACCTTCCCTAGTTAATTGA